A region of Solanum dulcamara chromosome 7, daSolDulc1.2, whole genome shotgun sequence DNA encodes the following proteins:
- the LOC129895491 gene encoding uncharacterized protein LOC129895491: MAGNRIKKLRKLPHMFSKVLELPIPSDADVEVEENPEFFRFVADIKQHGENICNVRAQVVEIHPGVTKIVVRNGASGGERELLMLEQLKVDTWRCRLSASAKPELATAVFADGELIVTVPKGVNGCGEYGGKDVLVRRGDTWLVLVQ; this comes from the coding sequence atggCAGGAAACAGAATTAAAAAACTCAGGAAACTGCCTCACATGTTCAGCAAAGTCCTGGAATTACCGATCCCGTCCGACGCGGATGTCGAGGTGGAAGAAAACCCCGAATTCTTCCGTTTTGTGGCGGATATCAAGCAGCACGGTGAAAATATTTGTAATGTGAGGGCACAAGTGGTGGAGATTCATCCGGGCGTTACGAAGATAGTGGTGAGAAATGGTGCAAGTGGTGGTGAAAGGGAGTTACTAATGTTGGAACAATTGAAAGTGGACACGTGGAGGTGTAGGTTATCCGCGTCCGCAAAGCCGGAGCTTGCTACGGCTGTGTTTGCGGACGGGGAGTTAATCGTGACGGTGCCGAAAGGTGTGAACGGTTGTGGAGAGTATGGAGGGAAGGATGTTTTGGTACGCCGCGGTGATACCTggcttgttcttgtacaatag